A DNA window from Paralichthys olivaceus isolate ysfri-2021 chromosome 3, ASM2471397v2, whole genome shotgun sequence contains the following coding sequences:
- the LOC109640998 gene encoding endonuclease domain-containing 1 protein-like, whose amino-acid sequence MIVNRADQALMYLLVVMAGAEVQENLSLRCKQFLYMGTLPRGLEEKSFQTICQFYEGKPRYVTLYDTFSHIPVYSAYIFKRSDGSKKADVPWMYEPQLSTASGSREMQQLPSENAPKTLEAAQAVLDDYSESVIYERGQLNPDEHQAHPDDKAATYTLTNVVPQVREFHMGPWKKHEHIIRRRLNNYCRGAAYVVTGVTTSGQAIRRQNIKRLGVPSYFWSAYCCTDFDRNSPYSERLKFPAFASRGLNDKENNQVQEMTVQQLEDFLKRVTYVSGSFQIFYDNCVTPNSVNHALREDGPSDRV is encoded by the exons ATGATTGTCAACAGAGCAGACCAAGCCCTCATGTACCTGCTAGTTGTGATGGCAGGAGCAGAAGTGCAGGAAAATCTATCTCTTCGGTGTAAACAGTTCCTGTACATGGGCACACTGCCTCGAGGGCTTGAGGAGAAGTCGTTCCAAACGATTTGCCAGTTCTATGAGGGAAAACCACGATATGTGACTCTGTACGACACCTTCAGCCACATCCCTGTTTATTCTGCGTACATCTTCAAGCGCTCAGATGGCTCCAAGAAGGCTGATGTGCCTTGGATGTATGAGCCACAG CTGTCCACAGCATCTGGCTCAAGAGAGATGCAGCAGCTGCCCTCTGAAAATGCTCCAAAAACTTTAGAAGCTGCACAGGCTGTCCTCGATGACTACTCTGAGTCTGTGATCTACGAGCGTGGACAACTCAATCCGGATGAGCACCAGGCCCATCCTGATGACAAAGCAGCCACCTACACTCTGACCAATGTGGTTCCTCAGGTACGAGAGTTCCACATGGGCCCCTGGAAAAAGCATGAGCACATCATTCGCAGGCGGCTCAACAACTACTGCAGAGGCGCCGCCTATGTGGTCACCGGGGTCACCACCTCAGGTCAAGCAATACGCCGCCAGAACATCAAACGCCTGGGCGTCCCCAGCTACTTTTGGTCGGCCTACTGCTGCACTGATTTCGACCGCAATTCACCCTACTCCGAGCGCCTGAAGTTCCCTGCATTCGCGTCTCGTGGCCTCAACGACAAGGAGAATAACCAGGTTCAGGAAATGAcggtgcagcagctggaggactTCTTGAAGAGGGTAACTTATGTTAGCGGCTCCTTCCAGATCTTCTATGACAACTGTGTGACTCCTAATAGTGTTAACCATGCCCTGCGTGAAGATGGACCATCAGATAGAGTATAG